Sequence from the Zeugodacus cucurbitae isolate PBARC_wt_2022May chromosome 2, idZeuCucr1.2, whole genome shotgun sequence genome:
ATCTCATTTacttaaaaagtgaaatatctAGTAAATTTTATGCAGAATAATAATTCAATGAGCTTGGATTCTGACAAAGAActtatatttcacaaattgtTTACCAAACACCAATGGTACTTATATACTATAAGTTCAATgcattttacatttcatatatcACTTGTTTCCGcatatttttaacaaacattAAATTGAACGAATTTGTGTCAAATACCcatgaaaaatatcaataattagCACACATTTTCAAATTAGAAAAATGTCCATTTAGTTGATGTTATACgagttttcgtttttatttacatCGCAGCTTTTCGTTTGCGGTGGAAACAATCTAAAATATAAATCCTACtggaaaaaatgatttaatgctTTGGAGTTGGTTTGGACAATTCCTCCAATGCACGAGCCTCAGCTTGAGCCGCACGCTTTTTCTCTTCAGCCAATTTCGCATCACGAACAGCTTTTTGCTGGGCTTCGATTTCACGCACCTTTTCTTCCTTCTTGGATAATCTGTTTTGATGGAAAGCACCATAGCCAACGCCGACTAGTAGCAATGACCAGCGGCCGAATTTGATTAAAGGCGATACACGTACTGGAGCCTGCGACATTGTGAATGCGTATTATGTAATTCGATTTCGATCACAAAAATtctgcaattaaataaaatagatttgaGATTACTTATTATCCCACTATCCATCcacttaataatttatattgtataacaaaataataatagttacttatttgtatttgattgaattttttaaagaaattaccaATTCACAGCTCTCGCGAATTTCTTCAACAGACAATATTCCAATGGAAGTCGTAACCTCAAAGTTGTCAACATTTGACTTGACAGATGGAATTGTCAAAACCAGAAGTCGCGGCGTCAAAAATGTGCGCATTTTCGTTCGAAGAGCGTTgccattaattatttatatttattttgctattaaTTAATATCCTCTTTtccttattaaaatttttttaataaaatattcatgtaAACAATTATAACTTTCTAATTAAAAAGCATTGactgaatatatgtaaattcaacGGTTTGGCAAATTTCGGGCATTTGTTGCAGTTAAACATCTGTTCGTGCTCAATATGGCAACTTGTTTCCTTGCGCACTAACCTAGAAGTAAACAGCTGCAACGTCAGTGCACATAggacattttaaataatttagtttattgATAATTAAGTTTGATCACAAcgaatactttttaaaaatgaGTAGGAATTACAAGGAAGATCAAGCGAATGAAATAGAGGCGCTCGAATCTATATACTATAGTGAAATGGAAGGTTTGTAAATGGATTTAAAAGATAGGCACAATGGTGACTACGAGTCGGcacatttgtttttcttttcagtACTGGAGACAGAACCTTATCACAAATTCAGTATTACCATCGGCACTGAGGAATACAACACTGAAGAGGAATCAGGTGGTATGGCGTGCAAACTCGTATTTACGTATACTCCAACTTATCCAGATGAAGCACCAGAAGTAGAAATAGAGGATCCTGTTAATCTAGAAGAACTTTACGAAGACAAACTACTTGAACACCTcaaaaaaacaattgaagaaaatataggaATGGAAATGATTTTTACATTAGTTAGCAGTGCACAGGAATGGCTGAATGAACGCTGGGATGACTACAAGTTGCATGAGGAAGAAGAACGCGCAAGGAAACTTTTAGAAGCAGAAGAAGCTGAACGAAAGAAATTCGAAGGTCATCGTGTGACTGTTGAATCATTTCTTAAATGGAGGGCGGAATTCGAGGAGAGCACAGGCATAGCGGCCAAAAGAGAAAAGAACAACGATAGTAAAAAACTGACCGGGAAAGAGTTGTTTATGCGCGACACCACTCTCAATGATTCCGATATTAAATTCTTACTTGAAGCTGGTGACTCcattgaaaatgttaaaattgatGAAACTCTATTTCAAGATATTGGCGATTTGGAGTTGGGTGATGAGGACGACTCCGATGATGAAGATTGGGTGCCAGGTGCCGATGATTAGGTTAAAGACttttatacttaattatatttgttaattaaaaaatgagtCGCTTATAGTTTCTTACACATTTATTAAATAGATAAggtatatgaaaaattatgctcggcaaatatataatatcaacAGAGAAATGCGTTCAATGGGGAAATATTCACTTTAGAAACTTGATTTctttttgcttgtttttctATGTTAACTTTTAGTCCAAATGGTTTTTATTGTCACTAATATCAGCGAGCCTCAGGCCGGTGTTTACTGTTTCAATGTCATCCAAATTAAATTCATCATCAGACTGTGAATCTTTTCTTTGACTAGTACAAACACCTTTATATTCATTTGCTTTTAGTGCCGGTGGCAATTTTTCACGGGGAAAATCAAGTTTTGGCCATGATCCAGGTTCTGCTTTTGGCATAGTTATCTCAACTTTCGTTCCAAACATATGCGCACTTGTTTTACTAACATCAATTATCTGCATTTTATAAgggttattatataaaatatttatgttttataatgaaatcataaaaactTACGCCGCGTAGTTCTAGTTCCAAATCAAATTTCGCATCTTCCTGCTCGGGAAATACAAGATTAACATGAAGACGGATTGGATTTACTTCTATCTTGCTacttttataatgatatttcttGGCGTAAATCGAAACAATGACGTTCGTGGGAGTCTGATGCCAATCATAACGACAATTAACCACTTGCTTATCTTCAtcctttgtaaaaaattatcattacaaAAATTAGACTTTAATTTGAATTATCCGCAAATACCTCTTTGAACCACTTATGTTCTCCACATGCACAGCCCTTCTGTGccataaaaacagaaaaatcaCTTGTTTTCCGTTGACAGCACGACCAATACTTCATACCTTCATGGAAAATAGGAACTCCAGGGTGATATACACATTCTGCATTGTCAGTAGCAGTACCACTAAACGAGTAAGTACAACCTTTATTTTTGCAAGAAGTACCAACTTGGATGACTCTGCAAAAAATGAAGAgaacaattttataatcttCGATCTGTACTTtagtatttttcacttttatattatCTTACCCAGAGGCTAAATCACTATCCTCATTTATTTTACCGGCTTTCACTTTAAGTGAATCTATGGTATCTTTCAATGCTTGTGCAATTGTTGGTTTTACTATAGACATTGGAGTCTCAATAGGTGGTCGTTGCATGGACTCCCTAATTGGGGCACGCACTTCAACAACATCATTTGTATCACCTTCATTTTTTTCGGGTTTTTCAGGTTCAGGTGGTTTAATATTAGAGTGTTTCGATAGAGTACAACCTTTGATGCTTAAAAATTCGGTAAAATCTACCGATTTTTTGTTACAACATGACCAACCCTTGTAGGCGTCATGAAAATAGGGGGCCCCAGGATGATGGCAACAAGATTCTGGGaagaaacacatatttttttgataagcattcattatttttatttaattcgagaAAGTTCCTGTAAAAATATTCACCATCAGTATTTTTTTCAGGGTCAAATGTTTGCCCACAGCCGCGATTATAACACTGTTGCATTATTCTATAGATATTTTAGACAGCAAatggattttatttttactataatttaaaatttaatcttACACTTTTGGCGAGTTTATTAAacacacattttatattttataaatgaatccAAATATGATTATGAAGTTCCCAAACGTCAGTTTATTACTTTCGTCCGCTTAGTGATGCCAGATTTTACATTCGCATACTCAAAATAATATGTGTATGATCCTAATTTACGAATAATCATCATTTCCTATTGTAatggatttccaaaataaatcgtttatgCCATTAACGGTGATTCAAAACTTGGAAGGTTCTGAAAAATTGAGATGATACTGAGATTTTTGTCTACAATACGGAATTTATGAAAATAGATTAAATTCGCCTCGCGGTAAGTATCGTTTTTCATCTTCATACACCTAGCCGAAGTTAATAATTGttcatcaacaattttaaatgtatgaaatgaaccaatttcgataaaaaatagcCTTTTGTTTCACTTCCGTTTTTCATCTTCATTCACTTAGCACGATTTTGTCGCTTATGTTCTTGAGTGCACTTTCGACCGATTCTCCGTGTAATGTTTTTGGAAATACCACCTGGTTCGTAGCTCGTAGTGAATGTTGAAGTATTGTTCGGAGATCATTGAGATTAAATTGTGATGGTGAAGGCGTTATATTTTGTTTGATATATGACACCGAAGATTGTGTCCTTCACATTCATAACACTAAAACCAACGCTAACCTTAGTTAATAACCCAACTTATCTCTGactaacttttaaaaataatttcaaaaaagcaCTCACTTCTTTTATCAAAATCGGTACTCCCCCTTTCCCAGCGCTAAGCGTTGGCATCACAGCCTCCGATAAGGGACTAGTTTGTGGTGATGCAGTAATGCAACGAAGTTCTATACTTCAATTAATAGCTCCACGGTCCAGTCTCCCAGTAAGTAAGCCAATGCAATGACCACTTCTCCCTCTTCACAACTTGCCTGTGTACCAGCCCTACCTTTCTTTTTCTGTCTGGGAGGCCTTTCACTTCCCCTTTTGAAGCTTACGGTTCCTGTATTTGGAGCACCCACATCAGCCGAAGTTACCATTGCTATTTGCGCTATGCAGGTTCACCCGGGCAATTCCCAAGTGGAGGGTGGTCACAGAACCCTCTCCTCTAAGAGTAGTTCTCTGTCCTCACGGGACCGGCCAACCAGCATTGACTCAGGAGCTTTGGTGTAATGTGTCCTCTTTTCAGAGGGAGAGGATTCTTGAGTATAAGCTAGCTTGTTTGTGTGGGGCTTCCTACTACCACGCTCCACTTTATGAAAGAAAATACCTCTCTATACTGTTACCTTGTTAATATTTTCCCTAACatataatacttttattttactcaATGCTGTAGCTGTACACTATAATTCTCACAATATCAACTGAGCGCGAAgcgtttaaattatttatgtattaattacgaatatatcagatttataatataACATTCGTGGCATTCACGAATATGACccacttttgaaaaaatatggcactgtgtgtatgtgcattCGTCTGTGCATGGTacacattattattttaaagtacTCAAAACTTATCATATTTCAACACCGCTTAGTTAGTGCACCATTAAAAGCGTATTTGCAGGCAAATTGCTCGAAATTGATCCGCAGCAGCCAACCATGACTTCGATATGATTTACCTTGGCAATGATTTTCAGTGGAATATGCTCATGTTCGTATTCAACTGGCTTCGGTATAAATGCAgataaaaaaacatttccaGCAAACCAAACATGAACtcacataaacaaaaacaacaaatgattatttatataattgtgaattattatattgtaacagatttcaaaaatttgtcacTTACGCTGAAGCTCTACcatgagttcgatcactggattgtcaaataaaagtcacactttaatggctatacactaatctttatttctaaatccaagaatgatagaagacaagattacgaccggggttttacagttagcttttttgagttttgagttcctcttgagtgacaactttcacggccccgaacacgcgagcaaaacaaaattgtacggtggtacaaaacaataaaaccaaaacaaagagctgaagtcaaggctagtgcttaattattatttaaaattctaagtgaaaaatgtattaacttgaaaaagaagtccgcaatggcggaattaaacaacaatagtacaaaaaagtcgtctataaagaatttttttcacttttccaaccaacaaaaaagttggcaaaatggcgaactttttgtaacaaaacatataattttaattataactatgcattattatattggatcattttataaatgaagattttaagaattacgttcattgtgatattctatctgcacattattcaatttggttcactatgtttcacatttccgttttccatttgacaattcttctgttgcctattcctaTTCGTgtgtcgtgaacgcttcagcctgtcgtaatcttgtcttctatcattcttgttcTAAATCCtaataacttaacactttattactcaatactctactttacaactctaacttatactTGTTTatactttactcgacaactctcacCTTAGAATTAtccttactcgacaactctcttattagaactgtgtcttgctgggCTCATATAGTCGATTGCTGGCAATACATCGCCACGTGATCATTCTGGcgactacgaatatcgatgtctggataaattaAGCAAGTTATTATTCGTtgaatgggttgaaagctgagttacaagctCGATTGCGAGAGGTcatggaagaagaaaacatcaacgttgACGAATATGTTTTCGAATCGGTGTTGGAGGATTCATCAGCGAAGATAGAAGAAAAGAATGAGACTCCATGTTCGTCAGGAGTAATGGACCATGAACatgatgttttcattaatgTCCTAGGTGTCAACAGAATTATCAGAAATGAAAGAACAACAGTCGCAATTGACTTCGAGGATAGAAGGATAAGAAGCAGGTACTTCATGGAATATGTCTACACAGTGTGAAACTCAGGATGAGCTTTTGAAAGAGCTTGAAGCACGCATATCAACAGAACTGTCCTTACAAATTGCAGAGTTGTCATCGCAGATGTCAGCTCAAGTGTCAGCACAATTGAAAGAACAGGGGGCACGTATATCACAGGTGACATCACAAATAGCAGAAGTGTCAACGCAGATTTCAGAAGAACAAAGCAAGATTAAGACTGATGTGGAAGAACTGAAAGAACATTTAAAGCTCATCGTGTAGAAATAGAAGAGCCTGCCTGGatgaagaaattttttgaagaaatgcaaaaaatgcTGGAAAAAACTGGAGAAACACGTAAGAAAAATTATGGCGTGGTTAAATGCTTCAACTGGGGAAATAGTGGTCATATTGCACGTAATTGCAATATGGAATCTAATCGATCCAATAATCTAGTTGGAAGCAAACGCAAAGCTGAAGAAGACCAACCAACTCGGAAAAGCCACCAATCGTTAAACTAAAGCGAGACAGTCTAAAGGGGTGCGTGCTGGCTCCCCCAAGTGAATGCCTTATAATCTCTGCCTCTGAGATAAATAGAGAGATGGTCTATGGCTATTTACTGTAATGCCCTTTGGGTTATGTAACGCTCCTGCCACTTTTGAGAGACTTATGGATAAAGTGTTAATTGCACTGGAAGACATGTTTTGTATACCTTGACAATATCATTGTGTTGGGTAAAAGTTTTGATGAGCACCTCAAGAACTTGGAAGAGGTATTTCCACGCATAGTCAGCGCTGGTTTAAAACTGAGCCCGAAGATGTGTTCACTATTCAAGAAGGAAGTGAGTTACATAGGACACAAAGTGACAACGAAGGGCATTTGTACAGCTCAAGAAAAGATAGAGGCAGTGAAGGATTGGCCCAGACCTCAAAATTTACATGCATTGCGGAGTTACCTCGGACTGTGTACTTATTACCGACGATTCGTTCCAAATTTCGCCAGCGTAGCTAGTAGCCTCCATGAACTCACGAAGAAGAACAAAGCCTTTGAATGGAATGAAGAACAGGAATTTGCTTTACAAACTCTGAAGGAGAGATTATGTACTGCGCCAATGTTAGCATATTAACATTAGACATTATAGAATCAATAACTTCGACAGAAGGCTGGGATCCAAAGGAATTACGAAAATGTCAGCAAGAAGATCCAGATTTGGAATTGGTAATGCATGGAGTGGAGCTGAACAAGCGTCCAACGAGAGAAGAAATATCTGCAGAGAGTCCAGTTGCAAAGGAATATAGGGCACAGTGAAACAGTTTAAAGTTGGTATCTGGCTGCTTGCATCGAGTATGGGAAAGTGAAAATGGACAAAGTTCCCGAACTATTATAATCGTTCCGAAAGTAAGAATTCCTGATGTTCTCAAGGAGATGCATAACGGTCCAAGTGGAAGGCACATGGGAATCCTGGAAAAACTGAAGCAAAGATTTTACTGGGTTGGTTGTCGGCAATCGGTCACGGAGTGGATTGATAATTCATCAATAATTTGGTAACAAAGTATGATGTTCCAATAGAATTACATTCTGACCAAGGAAGGAATTTCGAATCAGCTCTAATCCAGGAAATGTGCCATAAATTGGGTATACGGAAAACTCGTACAACAGCCTTACATCTACAGTCCAATGGTATGATAGAACGCTTCAATCGAACTTTGGAAGAACATCTAAAGAAAGTGGTAGACAAGTATCAAAAGGATTGGGTTACCCATATAGCCTTCTTCCTGATGGCTTATCGGTCTGCCGTACATGAAACAACAGGACAGACTCCAGAAAAGGTAATCTTTGGTAATCATCTTCGGTTAccgattgatttaaagtttGGAATAAATGCAAATGGTGGAAAGAATGTTAAGGAAGccaacagtgtcctagaagacgagatGAGAGAAATACATGCTATGGTGAGACAGCGCACCCAAATCATGAGTGataaaatgaaggcaaaataCGACAAGGCTATCAACTCTGAAGGATTTGTGGAAGGAGATTGGGTGTTGTAATATAACCCACAACGGAAGAAAGGATTGTCTCCTAAATTTCAATGCAGCTGGGAAGGATCATACCAAGTTGTTAAACGGATCAATGATGTGGTGTATCGCATACGGACAATTGGAAGACCCAGGAATAAAATTAAGGTGGTTCATCTAGAACGGCTTGCAGCATtaggttctggaagtatgtctaatcgggacgatcagacttagaTACTCATAGCGAAAATAtgtctattaaattttatgaattgatcagtttgtagttcatttatcttttattcacaaacacatacatatgtacatatataaaagatcaggatgatgagtggagttgaaatccggatatctgtccgtccatctgtctTGCAAgcgttattttgagtaaaaattgagatgtcttgatgaaacttggtacacgtgttgcTAATgggtcataaataaagctatgaaaatttaaaccaaagatcgcactagaaaggggtatattttgatgtaatttcagATTTATTTCCTTTAGTCACTGGCTTATACATTCTAAAATTTATGGTACTTTCGGCTAttatggtacagaagggctacactcaaatttgtatacataaattgaaATGGGCGTAGTTCCGCCTACTTAAtgatcaaaaacaatatctcagaaACTCCTCGACTAatttaaactaaactaaacaacCACGCCTAGTTCCATATTCCATAATTTTGCAGCCCATAGGAACACTGAACACCAAAAATACTGCTCTGTGTGGGGTGACGCGGGAACAGTTGCTCTTTAGAGCTCTCAAAATTACAACACTCGCCGTGACGCAAGCAAAAAGTTCAGCTGTCTTTCTatgtacattattatttttc
This genomic interval carries:
- the LOC105212424 gene encoding ATP synthase subunit e, mitochondrial, whose amino-acid sequence is MSQAPVRVSPLIKFGRWSLLLVGVGYGAFHQNRLSKKEEKVREIEAQQKAVRDAKLAEEKKRAAQAEARALEELSKPTPKH
- the LOC105212425 gene encoding RWD domain-containing protein 1, which produces MSRNYKEDQANEIEALESIYYSEMEVLETEPYHKFSITIGTEEYNTEEESGGMACKLVFTYTPTYPDEAPEVEIEDPVNLEELYEDKLLEHLKKTIEENIGMEMIFTLVSSAQEWLNERWDDYKLHEEEERARKLLEAEEAERKKFEGHRVTVESFLKWRAEFEESTGIAAKREKNNDSKKLTGKELFMRDTTLNDSDIKFLLEAGDSIENVKIDETLFQDIGDLELGDEDDSDDEDWVPGADD
- the LOC105212426 gene encoding cysteine and histidine-rich domain-containing protein morgana — translated: MQQCYNRGCGQTFDPEKNTDESCCHHPGAPYFHDAYKGWSCCNKKSVDFTEFLSIKGCTLSKHSNIKPPEPEKPEKNEGDTNDVVEVRAPIRESMQRPPIETPMSIVKPTIAQALKDTIDSLKVKAGKINEDSDLASGVIQVGTSCKNKGCTYSFSGTATDNAECVYHPGVPIFHEGMKYWSCCQRKTSDFSVFMAQKGCACGEHKWFKEDEDKQVVNCRYDWHQTPTNVIVSIYAKKYHYKSSKIEVNPIRLHVNLVFPEQEDAKFDLELELRGIIDVSKTSAHMFGTKVEITMPKAEPGSWPKLDFPREKLPPALKANEYKGVCTSQRKDSQSDDEFNLDDIETVNTGLRLADISDNKNHLD